In Coregonus clupeaformis isolate EN_2021a chromosome 7, ASM2061545v1, whole genome shotgun sequence, one genomic interval encodes:
- the LOC121585144 gene encoding neuronal pentraxin-1, with amino-acid sequence MQAIKKAISWKLFILSYLFVEGSCQDFGGGQTQFICTSVPKDMDICAATLQNSMPGEDLKTTVMQLRETVLQQKETIMNQKETIRELTSKLTRCEGQSAPEPGPGGRRKETGTKNTMGDVSRGPSDTLAQLSQTLQSLKQRLENLEQFSRNNNSVQANSLKDLLQSKIDDLEKQVLSRVNSIEDGKPGMRNETEQRGRVESTLTSLHQRITDLEKGQKENRPLDKFQLTFPLRTNYMYAKVKKSLPEMYAFTVCMWLKSNASPGVGTPFSYAVPGQANELVLIEWGNNPMEILINDKVAKLPFIINDGKWHHICVTWTTRDGVWEAFQDGVMRGSGENLAPYHPIKPQGVLILGQEQDTLGGGFDATQAFVGDLANFHIWDRKLSIGEIYNLATCSSKAQIGNVFSWLESSIDIYGGASKWTFEACRQLN; translated from the exons ATGCAAGCCATTAAAAAGGCAATCTCTTGGAAACTTTTTATACTTTCTTACTTATTCGTGGAGGGTTCGTGCCAAGACTTTGGTGGTGGACAGACTCAATTTATTTGCACGTCCGTGCCGAAGGATATGGACATATGCGCCGCTACCTTGCAAAACAGTATGCCTGGAGAGGATCTGAAGACCACTGTAATGCAGCTACGGGAGACCGTCCTACAGCAGAAGGAGACCATTATGAACCAAAAAGAGACTATCAGAGAACTGACTTCCAAGTTAACTCGCTGTGAGGGCCAGAGTGCACCTGAGCCCGGACCTGGGGGAAGGAGAAAGGAGACGGGAACCAAAAATACTATGGGGGATGTATCAAGGGGTCCCTCGGACACTTTGGCACAACTATCGCAGACTTTACAATCTCTAAAGCAGAGATTAGAAAATCTCGAG CAATTCAGTCGAAACAACAACTCGGTCCAGGCGAACAGTCTGAAAGACCTGCTGCAGAGTAAAATAGACGATTTGGAGAAGCAGGTGTTATCCCGTGTGAACAGTATAGAAGATGGGAAGCCTGGGATGCGGAACGAGACGGAGCAGCGCGGTAGAGTGGAGTCGACACTCACATCCCTGCACCAGAGAATCACCGACCTCGAGAAAG GTCAGAAAGAAAACAGGCCGCTGGATAAATTCCAGCTGACATTCCCGTTGAGGACCAACTACATGTATGCCAAAGTGAAGAAGAGTCTCCCTGAGATGTATGCATTCACTGTCTGCATGTGGCTCAAATCCAATGCGTCACCTGGGGTGGGCACGCCGTTCTCCTACGCAGTGCCAGGGCAGGCCAACGAGCTGGTGCTGATTGAGTGGGGGAATAATCCTATGGAGATACTTATCAATGACAAG GTAGCTAAATTACCATTCATTATCAACGACGGGAAGTGGCATCACATCTGTGTCACATGGACAACTCGAGATGGAGTATGGGAGGCTTTCCAAGATGGAGTCATGAGGGGCAGTGGAGAAAATCTGGCTCCATACCATCCAATCAAACCACAAGGTGTTCTGATATTGGGACAAGAACAG GATACGCTTGGAGGGGGCTTTGACGCTACACAAGCTTTTGTTGGAGACCTGGCGAATTTTCACATCTGGGATCGGAAGTTGTCTATTGGAGAGATATACAACCTGGCGACTTGCAGCAGCAAAGCACAGATAGGCAACGTGTTTTCATGGTTGGAGAGCAGCATTGATATTTACGGAGGAGCCTCCAAGTGGACATTTGAGGCTTGTCGTCAACTCAACTGA